AGGTCTTCCACCCGCCGCAGCCCTGGCGGGAGTTGCTGGGTGCCGCGCTGCGCTCGGCCGCCTCCGGCTCCGGCGGGGGCACCGACCACACGTACGGCCGGCCGTCGCGCCGCTCGGTCGCGCTGCCCGGGATCGTGCTGCCGAGCCTGCGTCGTACGCCGCCCCGGGTGGCGGTGGTCATCGACACGTCGGGGTCGGTCAGCGACACCGAACTCGGCAGCGCGCTGCTGGAGGTGACGGCGATCTCCCGCGCCGTGGGCGGCCGGAGCGATCTGGTCACCGTGCTGTCGTGCGACGCGGCCGCGCGGATCGTGGACCCGCTGTGCACGGCCGAGGGGATCCCGCTGCTCGGGGGCGGCGGCACGGACCTGCGCACCGGGTTCGCGGCCGCCCTGCGGACCCGTCCGGACGTCGTGGTCGTCCTCACGGACGGCCAGACGCCCTGGCCGGAGGCCCGGCCGTACTGCCGCACCGTCGTCGGCCTGTTTCCCAGGCCGCGCACCGGCTCGTCGTACGAGAACGACCCCGACTACCGACCGGACCGGCCGCCGGACTGGGCGCGCGTGGTCGAGATCGGCTAGGGCCCGTCCGGCGGTCCCGGACGCCGGCCCCGGACCCGAGGCGGCCGGCGGTCGGTCCGCCCGTCAGCCGCGCTCCTTCGCGACCGCCTCGCGCACGGCCGGGGCGACCTCCGTGGCCCAGCGGCCCAGCGTGGTGAGGTCCACGTGGCCGTAGTCGTTCGCGAAGAGGACGAAGCCCGACGCGCCGTGCTCCAGGACCGCCCCGGTCAGCTCCTCGACCCACTGGTCGACGGAGCCGCCGATCCAGCGGCCCTGGTCGTCGCGGGTGGCGGTCAGGGGGCGTTCGGTGATGCGGCCGGGGAAGTTGAACACCGTGCGGATCTCGCCCGGGTCGCGGCCCACCGCGGCCGCCGCCGCGTCGATGACCGGGCGCGACTCCCGGTAGCGGTCGCTGAGCCAGTCCGCCGCGTGGCCGGGGATCCAGCCGTCGGCGACGCGGCCGGTGGCGGCGAGGGACTTCGGGCCGACCGACCCGGTCCACACCGGAGGCGCGGCCACGGGTGAGGGCTCGATGCCGGCCACCCGGTAGAAGCGGCCGTCGTGGGTGACCGGCGGGCCGCCGCCCGCGAGGGACTTGATCAGGACGATCGCCTCCTCGAAGGCGGCCACCGCGTCGGCGGGGGAGAGCCGGTCCACGCCCATGGCGGTGATCCGGTCCCACAGCCCGCCGACACCCAGGCCGAGGACGACCCGGCCCTCGGAGAGCGCCGACAGCGAGGTCACCGTCCGTGCCAGCATCGGTGCCGGGCGGGTCGGCAGATTGCTGACGTTGGCGAAGCCCGCGATCCGTTCCGTGCCACCGAGGACGAAGCCGAGCGTGGCGTACGCGTCCACGCGGTCGCCCAGGTACGGATGGTCCGACAGCGAGAAGAGATCGAGCGCGTCGCGGTCGGCCTGCCGGGTCGTGCGCAGCAGCTCGGGCAGGTCGCGGAGCCCGGTGGGCGCCCCGAAGCCGAAGGCGAGCGGCGGAATCTTCTGTCCGGTCAACGTTCTGCCTTTCCAGGGGTGTTCACAGCGGTCCTCGGTTCACCGGAGCACTCAGGAGCCGGCGGTGCCGAACATCTCGGCGAAGCGGCCGGTGAACAGGTCGCCGCCCTTGTAAGCGGAGACCGTGTCGGACGTGACGACGTTCGGGCCGTCGGGGGAGGGCAGCTGGCCGACGCCGCCCCGGGTGCCGAGCGGCAGCAGGATCATCGGGTCGGTCGCGGGCTCGTAGACCGCCTCGGGCGTCTCGCCGCGCAGCTGCGCGGCGATGTTCCGTGCCACGACCTCGGCGTGCTGCATCGCGTACCCGGCCATCTTCGCCTCGGCGAGGTCGGTGAGGTCGCCGACCGCGTACACGTGGTCGTGGCCGCGGACGCGCAGCGTCCCGGTGACCGGGACCTGGCCCTGCTCGGTGCGGGTGGTGAGGCGGCCGTCGGCGAGGAAGTCGCTGTTGATCCGCAGCCCGTGGGCGCGGAACCAGATGTCGGCGGTGATCTCGTCGCCGTTCCCGGTGGCGACCGTGAAGGTCCCGGCCCGGCCCGGCTCGGTGGCCGGCGGGACGGTCAGGCGGGTGCCGAGGCGCAGCCGGACTTCCTGCGCGTCCAGCTGGCGGTGCAGGTCGTCCCGAAGCTCCGGCTCGAAGCCGGGCAGCAGCTGCTCCGCCGGGTCCACCACCGTGATCTCCTTGTTCGGCCAGACCTCCCGGATCTCGCCCGCGAGTTCCAGACCCACCGGCCCGGCCCCGAGGATCAGCACCCGCTCCGCGCCGTCCAGCTCCTTGTGGCTCCGGCGGAGGTCGTCCAGCGCCTCGGCGGTGGCGTCCGACGCGGGATTGGCCGGGTAGCTGTAGCTGGAGCCGGTGGCCAGGACCAGATAGTCCGCGTCGACGCGGCGCCCGGAGGCGAGGGTGACGCCCTCGGGGTCCACCGAGACGGCGCGGTCGCGGATCACCTCGCCCCGGGCGAGCAGGGTGTCGAACGGGAAGAACGCGTTGTCCGCCCAGTCCGGCCGGGCCAGGGCCCGGAGCGAACCGGCCACGTTGACGAACGCGTCCCGCGGATCGATCAGGACGACATCGGCCTCGGAGTCCAGCGCCTTGGCGACCGCGGCCCCGCCGTAACCCCCACCGATGACTGCGACTGTACGACTCATGTTGGTGCTCCCCACAGACAAAGAGTTGCAGTTCGTGTCACGAACCATATTAGTTCGCGTCACGAACTGCAACCCTCGTTCGGCTCCGTGAAGCGCGCGGGGGCCTCGTTGTCGCGCACGACGCGGCCGAGCAGCGCGACGAGCGTGGCCCGCTCGGCCGCACCGAGGGTCGACGGCAGTCGCTCGATCCGCCGGCATGTGCCGCCGTAGAACTCCTCGGCCAGGGCGGTGCCTTGGGGTGTCAATGCGACGCGCACGGCGCGCAGGTCGTCGGCGTCCTGCTCGCGGCGGACCAGTCCGTTGCGCTCGCTGCGGTCCACGAGTCCGGTCAGGCTCGACTTGGCGAGGCGCAGTACCGCGCCCAACTCGCCCATGCCGTACGGTCGGGCCATCAGTGCGCAGAGCAACTGGCCCTGCTGTGGAGTGAGTTCGTGCTGGCGGGCGGACTCGGCGTAGGCGGCGTTGACGAGGAACGCGGTCCGCACCAGAGCGGTCGCCATGGCCATACGGTCGTCGTCTCCATGCTTTCCCACCCGGCCACGCTAACATTTCGCACGCAGAAATTCGCGAAGCGAACTACTCGTTTCCAGGGTTCCTCGGCCGTGCGCCGGTTCCGGACCCGCCCCGGGCGGGAAGGAGCCCGACGTGAACCCCGAAGCGACGGCGCCCCGCGCCGCAGACCCCGGCCTCTTCGGCCCCGACTCCGTGACCTGGCAGCTCCACGGCGACCCGGTCATGTGGATCGCCGGGGTCCGCGCCCTCTACCTCCAGGCCCTGCACCCCCGTGCCGTCCGGGGCGTGATGATCAACAGTGACTTCAGGAAGGACGCCTGGGGCCGCCTGCTGCGCACCGCGAACTTCGTCGGCACCATCAGCTACGGCACCGCCGACGCCGCGGAGGCGGCCGGGGCCCGCGTCCGCAAGATCCACCGGCTGCTCGGCGTCGACGACCCGGAGCTGCTGCTCTGGGTGCACTGCGCCGAGATCGACTCGTACCTGAACGTCGCCCGCCGTTCCGGCATCCCGCTGACGGACGCCCAGGCCGACCGGTACGTCGACGAACACCGCACCTCCGCCCGGCTCGTCGGCCTCGACCCGGACCGGACGCCGGCCGACACGGACGAACTCGACGCGTACTTCGTCGCCGTGCGCCCCGAGCTCGCCGCCGGCGAGGACGCGCGCGTCGTCGACGACTTCCTGCGCCGGCCCCCGATCCCGCCGCTGCTCGTCCCCGCCCGCGCGGTGATCTGGCGGCACGTCGCGGCCCTCGCGTACGACACGCTGCCGCCGTACGCCCACGAGTTGTACGGCCGTCCCGCGCCGCCGCCCGAGACCGTCACCCACCGGCTCGTCGCCACGGCGAACGCGCTCCGCAGCATCCCCGCCCGGCTCCGCTGGAGGTTGCCGCCCGGTCACATCTTGAACGCGATGGCGCGACTCGGGCCCGCCACGCGGCCCGCCCCGTTCAAACTGCACAGGCAGGCGGCCATACTGGACGGGCCGGGGAGGGCGCAGCAGCTTAGCGACGGGGGCGACAGCACGCGATGGCGGAGACCAGGCTGATCCAGAGCCGGTACCGGCTGCTCGAACAGATCGGGCGTGGCGGCATGGGCGAGGTGTGGCGCGCGACCGACGAGGCGCTCGGCCGCAGCGTCGCCGTCAAGTGCCTCAAGCCGCTCGGGCCGCAGCACGCCCGCGGCGACGACAACTTCGTCAAGGTGCTGCGCGAGCGCTTCCGGCGCGAGGCCCGGGTCGCGGCCTCCCTCCAGCACCGCGGCGTCACCGTCGTGCACGACTTCGGCGAGTCGGACGGGGTGCTCTACCTGGTCATGGAACTCCTGGAGGGGCAGAACCTCAGCCAGCTCCTGGAGCAGAACAAGCAGGCCCCGCTGCCCGTCGCCGACGTCGTCGACATCGCCGAACAGGTCGCCGACGCCCTCGCGTACACCCACCGCCAGGGCATCGTGCACCGCGACCTGAAGCCCGCGAACATCATGCGGCTCACCGACGGCGCCGTGAAGATCTGCGACTTCGGGATCGCCCGCCTCGGCGCCGACATCGGGTTCACCTCCCGCCTCACCGGCACCGGCATCGCGATGGGAACCCCCCACTACATGTCGCCGGAGCAGATCAGCGGGTCCGAGGTGGACCACCGCAGCGACCTGTACTCGCTCGGCTGCGTCCTCTACGAGATCGCCACCGGCGTCCCGCCGTTCGACCTCGACGACGCCTGGGCGGTGCTGGTCGGCCACCGTGACACCCCGCCCGTCCCGCTGCGCGAGCACCGGGCCGAACTGCCCGCGTTCCTGGAGCGGATGGTCCTCGACCTGCTCGCCAAGACCCCCGAGGGCAGGCCCGGGGACGCGTCCGAGCTGTGCGGCCGGATCGCCGCGGCCCGCTCCGGCCCGGTCCTCGTCGACCCGCACGCGCACCAGGGCGCACACCCGCACCCGCACGCGCACCAGGGCACACACCCGTACCCGAACCAGGCCCCGCACCCGATCGCGCACGTCCACTCCGCCACTCCGTCGCGCGTCCGTCCACAGCCGGCGCCGGGCCACGCGCCCCACGAGCCCCGGCTCCCCGACTGGACACGCGGCATGACCACCGGTCACAAGGCCGCCGGGGGCACGCTGGCCGCGCCGCGCCCGACGCCGTACGACCCCACCGCCGGCCTCACCGGCGAATGGACCTCCCCGGGCATGCCGCCGCCGGTCCAGCTGCCGGGCGCGGCCCGCGTCGAGCGCCCCACGCCGCCGCCGGAGCTGCTGTCCGTGCTGGCGAGCCGGCACAACGCGGGACTCAGCCTCGGCCGGCTCGGCCGCTGGGACGAGGCCGGCGAGGTGCACCGGGCCGTCGCGGAGGACCGCGAGCGGGCCCTCGGCGCCGACCACCCCGACACGCTCACCAGCCGCTACGAGGTCGGCTTCACCCTCAGCCGGACCGGCCGCGCCGATGACGCGCTGCGCGAGTTCGCCCGCGTCGCCGACGGCCGCGAGCGGACGCTCGGCCCCGACCACGCGGACACGCTCGCCGCCCGCCAGGAGACCGCGTACGTTCTTGGCCGGCTCGGCCGGTACGCCGAGGCGCACCAGGTGTACGCGGCGGTGCTCGCGTCCCGCGAGCGGACCATGGGGCCCGACCACCCCGACACGCTGCGCTGCCGCCACAACCTCGCCTTCAACCTGGGCCGCCTCGGTCGCCTGGACGAGTCGTACCGCACGGCCCAGGAGGTCGCCGACGCCCGCGCCCGGCTGCTCGGCGCGACGCACCCCGACACCCTCGTCACCCGCTACGAGGTCGCCTTCACGCTCGGGCAGCTGGGCCGCTGGGCGGACGCGCTGCACACGTACCGCGAGGTCGCGGCGGCACGCGGCGCGGTGTTCGGCGCCGACCACGCGGACACCCTCGCCGCGCGGTACGAGGTCGGCATCTGTCTGGGCCGCCTCGGGCGCAGCGGGGAGGCACTGGAGTTGTACCGCGACCTGGTGGCCGCGCGGACGCGGGTGAACGGCCCCGCGCATCCGGAGACCCTGCGCGCGCGGCACGGCCTCGGCGTGAATCTGGGCCGGCTGGCACGCTGGGAGGAGGCCCTGGAGGAGTCCCGGGACGTGTGCGTCCTGCGCGAGCGGGTGCTCGGGGCCGACCACCCCGACACGCTGGTGTCCCGCCGGGAGGTCGCGGTCGGCCTGGGCTGGCTCGGCCGCTGGGCCGACGCGCTCTCCGCGTACCGCCAGGTCGCCGAGGCCCGCGACCGGGTCCTCGGCCAGGCCCACCCCGACGCCCTGGCCAGCCGCAACGACGAGGCCCACTGCCTGGAGCAGCTCGGCCGGCACGCCGAGGCCGTCGACCTCTACCGGCGCGTCGCCGACCTGCGACGCCGGCAGGGCAGCCCGACGGGCTGACGTGGCCTGTCTCAGGCGGCCACGGCCCGGGAGGTACGGAGCGCCGAGCCGGCCGCCCAGAGCCGGGCCCCGAAGTTCCGGACCGCCACCCCGCCGCGGGTCGCGGGGACCAGCAGGGACGCGACTCGGTGGACGTTCCGCTGCTTGGGGTCCACCAGCGCGCGATGCCGGGCCTCGTACGCGGCGAACGCGGCGGCGTGGTCTTCGGGCGTCGCGCCGAGACGCGCGGCGAGCGTGTGCGCCCCGGTCATGGCCAGCGAACTGCCGTCCCCGAACAGCGACACGGACGACGCCGCGTCCCCCACCAGGGTCACCCGCCCGCGCGACCAGCGCGGGATGCGGACCTGGCTCACCGCGTCGAACCAGAGGTCCGCCCCGGTCCGGGTCCGGTCGAGGAGTTCCGGCACCCGCCAGCCCGCGGTGTCCGCGTAGGCGGCGGTCAGCAGGTCCCGGTGCAGGGCGAGGTCCCGGGGCGAGAAGTCCGGTACGGCGGGGCCGCGGTAGGCGAAGAACGCCAGAGAACTGCCGCGGACCGGGTGGACGGCGACGAGCCGGCCGGGCGCGTTGTACAGGTCGACGGTCCGGGGATCGGCGGTCGGTTCGTCCAGCGGGAGCGTGGCGACGTACAGCCCGATGTGGTGCACGAACTCCGTCTCCGGGCCGAAGGCGAGCCGGCGCACCGTGGAGTGCAGGCCGTCGGCGCCGACGACCAGGTCGAAGCGGCGCGGCGCGCCGGTGCGGAAGGTCACATCGACGCCGTCCCCGTCCTGGACGAGCGTCTCGATCGAGTCGCCGAAGACGAACTCGGCGCGGTCGCGGGCGGCTTCGTACAGGAGCTCGGCGAGGTCGCCGCGCGGGATCTCGACCGATCCTCCGCCGCTCTGCAGAGCCTGCGCCGGCAGCGTGGTGACCGGACGGCCCGCCGCGTCGAGCAGGCGGAGCCGGCTCACCCGGGTGGCGGCCTCGCGCAGCCGGGGCAGCACCCCCATCCGCTCCGCGATCTCCAGCGCCGGTCCCGCCACGTCCACCGGACTGCCGCTGGACCGCGGCGTCGCCGCCCATTCGACGACCGTCGGACGGAAGCCGTGCTCCGCCAGTCGGTGCGCGAGAACCGGACCGGCGATGCCCGCCCCGGAGATCAGAACCGTCTTCCCGGTCATGAGACCCACCCCTCGTTCGTCGTGCATGCGTGGTCACGGCCGTGCCGCACCGAAGTGGACCCCTGACCGTCGGTCAGTGAAGACCGTAGCTCCCTGTCCATCGGTCAGGCAAGCGGATAGGGTGGCCCGCATGAGCGAGACGAAGGCGGTCGGGCCGGACGACGGCGACACCCGGGCGCGCATCCTGCGCGCGGCCGACGAGCGGTTCACCGCCCGCGGCTATCATGCGACCTCGGTGCGTGAGATCGCCGACCTGGTGGGCGTCACCAAGGCGGCCGTGCTCTACCACTTCCCGGAGAAGGCAGACATCCTCGGCGCCCTGGCCCAGCCGATGCTCGACGACCTGGAAGCGGCGCTCGACGGGGCCGCCGGGGCCGCGCCCGAACGGGTCCCGTGGGCGGCCGTGGAGGCCATGCTGGACGTCTGGCTGCGTCACCGCGATCTTCTCCGGCTCAACCTCCAGGACCTGGCCCTGGCCGCCCCCAGTCTGGTCTTCGACCGCTTCAAGTCGGCGATGCTCCGGGCGAACGCCCTGGTCGCGGGCCCGGACCCGGACTTCGCGGGCCAGGTGCGCGCCGCCCAGACCATCGCCGTGCTCGGCGACCCGGTGGTGCTCTTCGCCGACGCTCCCGTCGCCGAACTCCGCGCCGAGGTGCTCTCTGGGGTCCATCGCCTCCTCGGTGCCGACGCGCCCCGCCCCGCATCGCCCTCGCGCGGCCGGCCCGCCCTGATGGACGACGCCATGACCGAACGGGCCCGGAGCCTGCACGCGTCCGGGCGAGGTGCCGCCGAGATCGCCCGGGAACTCGGTGTCTCCCGGGCCACCGTCTACCGCCGTCTCGGACTGTCTCAAAAAGACTGAGACATTTGATGCGACGATTTATGAGACAGGTGGTCCCGTTGCGGGAGGAGTGTCGCCCCGCCCGCGACCCTGTGACGGCGGTGCCCGGACGCTGACGGACGCGCCCGTTCGGTTGACGCTCCGTACCCGCTCGCCTGGGGCGTGAAGCCCAGCTTGGGCCGCGCTTAAGAAAACCTCGATGGACCGGGAGCCCGACGTGAGGGAGATTTCTTCCAGGGATCTTGAGCGCGCAGCCGCGCCGGACCCCTTCTCTCACAGGGACTCGCACAACAGGAGCCATTGCATTGAAGGCGCTGGTCAAGCTGAAGGCGGAGCCGGGACTCTGGCTCACGGACGTGCCGGAGCCGGAGGCCGGCCCGGGTGACGTGCTCATCAAGGTCCTGCGGACCGGTATCTGCGGCACCGACCTGCACATCCGCTCCTGGGACGGCTGGGCGCAGAAGACCATCGCCACGCCGCTGACGCTCGGTCACGAGTTCGTCGGCGAGGTCGTCGAGGTCGGCAAGGACGTCGTCGACATCAACGTCGGCGACCGGGTCAGCGGCGAGGGCCACCTCGTCTGCGGCAAGTGCCGCAACTGTCTGGCCGGCCGCCGCCACCTCTGCCGCGCCACCATCGGCCTCGGCGTCGGCCGGGACGGCGCGTTCGCCGAGTACGTCGTGCTCCCCGCCTCCAACGTGTGGGTGCACCGCGTCCCCGTCGACCTGGACATCGCCGCGATCTTCGACCCCTTCGGCAACGCCGTGCACACCGCGCTGTCCTTCCCGCTCGTCGGTGAGGACGTGCTGGTCACCGGCGCGGGCCCGATCGGCATCATGGCCGCCGCCGTCGCCAAGCACGCCGGCGCCCGGCACGTCGTGATCACCGACGTCAGCGAGGAGCGTCTGGACCTGGCCCGCAAGGCCGGCGTCTCGCTCGCGCTCAACGTCGCCGAACAGTCGATCGCCGACGGCCAGCGCATCCTCGGTCTCAAGGAGGGCTTCGACGTCGGGCTGGAGATGTCCGGCAACCCGCGCGCGATGCGTGACATGGTCGCCAACATGACCAACGGCGGCAAGATCGCGATGCTCGGTCTGCCCGCCGAGGACTTCGCCGTCGACTGGGCGAAGATCGTCACCTCGATGATCACGATCAAGGGCATCTACGGCCGCGAGATGTTCGAGACCTGGTACGCGATGTCGGTCCTCCTGGAGGGCGGCCTCGACCTCGCCCCCGTCATCACCGGCCGCTACGCCTGCACCGACTTCGAGGCGGCCTTCGACGACGCCGCGTCCGGCAAGGGCGGCAAGGTCATCCTCGACTGGACCGTCTGATCCCCCTGTCCGGCCCCTCTCGTCCGATCTCCTCCAAGGAACCCACCATGTTCGACTCCGTACGTGACGACCTCCGTACCACCCTCGACGAGATCCGCGCCGCCGGGCTCCACAAGCCCGAGCGCGTCATCGGCACCCCGCAGTCCGCCACCGTCGCCGTCACCGCCGGCGGCCGCCCCGGCGAGGTGCTCAACTTCTGCGCCAACAACTACCTCGGCCTCGCCGACCACCCCGAGGTCATCGCCGCCGCCCACGAGGCGCTGGACCGCTGGGGCTACGGCATGGCCTCGGTCCGCTTCATCTGCGGCACGCAGGAGGTGCACAAGGAGCTCGAGGCCCGGATCTCGAACTTCCTCGGCCAGGAGGACACGATCCTCTACTCCTCCTGCTTCGACGCCAACGGCGGCGTGTTCGAGACGATCCTCGGCCCCGAGGACGCCGTCATCTCCGACGCCCTCAACCACGCCTCGATCATCGACGGCATCCGACTCTCCAAGGCCCGCCGCTTCCGCTACGCCAACCGCGACATGGCCGACCTGGAGCGGCAGCTCAAGGAGGCCGGTGAGGGCGGCGCCCGGCGCAAGCTGATCGTCACCGACGGCGTGTTCTCGATGGACGGCTACGTCGCCCCGCTCGCCGAGATCTGCGACCTGGCCGAGCGCTACGACGCCATGGTCATGGTCGACGACTCGCACGCCGTCGGCTTCGTCGGCCCCGGCGGCCGCGGCACCCCCGAGCTGCACGGCGTGATGGACCGCGTCGACATCATCACCGGCACCCTCGGCAAGGCCCTCGGCGGTGCGTCCGGCGGCTACGTGGCGGCCCGCGCCGAGATCGTCGCCCTGCTGCGCCAGCGCTCGCGTCCGTACCTGTTCTCCAACACCCTCGCCCCGGTGATCGCCGCGGCCTCCCTCAAGGTCCTGGACCTGCTGGAGTCGGCCGGTGACCTGCGCGAGCGGCTCAACGCGAACACCGCGCTGTTCCGCTCCCGCATGACCGAGGAGGGCTTCGACATCCTCCCCGGCGACCACGCGATCGCCCCCGTCATGATCGGCGACGCCGCCGAGGCCGGGCGGATGGCCGAGCTGCTCCTGGAGCGCGGCGTGTACGTGATCGGCTTCTCGTACCCTGTCGTCCCGCAGGGCCAGGCGCGCATCCGCGTCCAGCTCTCGGCCGCGCACTCCACCGAGGACGTGAACCGCGCCGTCGACGCCTTCGTCGCCGCCCGCGCGGAACTGCAGGGCTGACGTAGGGAACTCCGACGTCGGGAGCAGGTCTCGCGGCCTGCGAGACTGGAGACATGATCGAAGCGCGGCGGCTGCACATCCTCCGGGCGGTGGCCGACCACCGCACCGTGACGGCGGCGGCCGCCGCGCTGTATCTGACGCCCTCCGCGGTGTCCCAGCAGCTCGCCGCGCTGGAGCAGGAGACCGGGCACCGGCTCGTCGAGCGCAGCGCGCGCGGGGCCCGGCTCACCCCGGCAGGGGAGATCCTGCTGAGCCACGCCAACGCCGTGCTCGCCCAGCTGGAGCGCGCCGAGTCCGAGCTCGCCGCGTACGGCTCCGGCGAGGCCGGCACGGTCACGGTGGCGGCCTTCGCCACCGGCATCGGCCTGGTCGTCGCCCCGGCGATCTCCGAGCTGGCCCGCACCTCACCCGGCATCCGGGTCCGGGTCCGGGACGCGGAGGGCGACGCGAGCCTGCTGATGGTCCTGGACCGGCAGGTCGACGTCGCGGTCGCGGTCGAGTACCGCGGCGCACCCGGCGAGGACGACGCCCGGCTCACCCGGCTGCCGCTGTACGCGGAGCCGTTCGACGCGGTCCTGCCGCTCACCCACCGGCTGGCGGACGGCGAGCGGGTGGCCCTGGCCGACCTGGCGAAGGACCCCTGGATCGGCCAGTCCGCGGGCAACCCCTGCCACGACGTGACCGTCCTGGCCTGCGAGTACGCCGGCTTCGAGCCACGGCTCGACCACTCGTCGGACGACTTCCGGGCTGTCGTCGCCCTTGCCGCGGCGGACGCCGGTGTGGCGCTCGTCCCGCGCTCCGCACTGCGCGGGACCGACCTCGCCGGCGTGGTGATCCGGCCCGTGGACGGCGTCGCCCCCACCCGCCGCGTCTTCGCCGCCGTTCGCCGCGGCTCCGAGGACCACCCCCTGATCGCCCCCGTCCTCGCCGCCCTCCGCGCGGCCGCGGAGCCGCGCGCCTGAGGGCCTGCCGCACCCATGATGGAAGGGGGTGCGATCCCACCAGGAGGTGCGCCATGGCCGTCACCGAGGGGTACGTGCCGTTCCGCGGTTTCCGGACCTGGTACCAGGTCGTGGGGGATCTCGGCCGCCGGGACAGGAGGCTGCCGCTGCTCGTGGTGAACGGCGGACCGGGCCTTCCCCATGACTACATGCAGGACCTGGCCGTGCTGGCCGAGGAGGGTGGGCGCCCGGTCGTCTTCTACGACCAGTTCGGCTGCGGCCGGTCCACGCACCAGGACGCTCCGGCCCTGTGGGTGATGGACACGTTCGTCGACGAGGTCGCCGCCGTCCGCGAGGCGCTCGGACTCGACCCGGTCCACATCCTCGGTCACTCCTGGGGCAGCCAGGTGGCGCTCGAGTACCTGCTGGGCAGGCCGTCCGGGGTGGTCACCGCGATCCTGGCCGGGCCCATCGTGAGCGCGCCCGCCTACGCGGCGGAGGCGCGCCGGCTCAAGGCGTCGCTGCCCGCGGAGACCCAGGAGATCATCGACCGGTACGAGTCGGGGGACGGCACCGTCGAGGAGGCGGCCTACCAGGAGGCCACCATGGCCTACTACCGGCGGTGGGCGTGTCGCCTCGACCCGTGGCCCCCGCACCTGCTGCGCGCGTTCGGGGCCTGGCGCGAGGACATCTACGCGACCATGTGGGGTCCGGAGTGGAACGTCAACGGGAACCTGAAGGACTGGGACGTCACGGACCGGCTGGGCGAGCTGGACCTGCCGGTGCTCGTGACCTCCGGCCGGTACGACCTCACGACCGAGACCGTCGTCCGGCCCCTCGTCGAGGGCGTCCGGGGTGCCGAGTGGGTGCTCTTCGAGAAGAGCGCCCACCTCCCCTCGATCGAGGAACCGGAGCACTACCGCCAGGTCGTGGAGGGCTTCCTGTCCGAACTGGAGGCGGACTGAGGGCCCGCGCGCCTCAGTCGGCCGACGCCTCCCAGCCCGTCGCCTCGATCCGCGCCGCGTCCGACGGCCGGGCGTCGTCGAAGAGCGGGCGGTCCGCGGCGTCGACGACGCGCGGCCGCTCCACGTACACCCCGCGCCCCACGTAGCGCTGGTCGGTCGTGTAGCGCCAGCGCAGGCGGACGGCGGAGGGGGCCCAGGCCGACAGGTCGGCCGTCGCCGTGTGCCAGACCCGGCCCGACCAGCCGCCGACCGAACCGCCCGGACGTTCCACGGGCGGTCCGCCCGCTCGTGCGGTGGCGAACGGCACCGCCGTCCAGGTCGCGCCGTCGTCCGCCGAGGCCTCCAGGAACGCGGCGTCCGCGCCCGGTTCGGTGTCCCACCACAGCCCGCACTCCATGCGCGCCGCGCCCTTCACCGCGGGCAGCGTGAGCGTGGCGGTCGCGGCGCTCGCCATCCCTGCGAACCAGGCGGTCCCCCCGCGCGCCGGGCGGACGGGGACGGCGCGGGCCAGGGCGTTCGCCGTCGCGACCCGGGGCGCGGAGCCGGAGCGCCAGGTGCGCACCGGGTGGACGGAGTTGCCGAGCACGACGAGGAAC
This sequence is a window from Streptomyces sp. HUAS YS2. Protein-coding genes within it:
- a CDS encoding NAD(P)/FAD-dependent oxidoreductase, producing the protein MSRTVAVIGGGYGGAAVAKALDSEADVVLIDPRDAFVNVAGSLRALARPDWADNAFFPFDTLLARGEVIRDRAVSVDPEGVTLASGRRVDADYLVLATGSSYSYPANPASDATAEALDDLRRSHKELDGAERVLILGAGPVGLELAGEIREVWPNKEITVVDPAEQLLPGFEPELRDDLHRQLDAQEVRLRLGTRLTVPPATEPGRAGTFTVATGNGDEITADIWFRAHGLRINSDFLADGRLTTRTEQGQVPVTGTLRVRGHDHVYAVGDLTDLAEAKMAGYAMQHAEVVARNIAAQLRGETPEAVYEPATDPMILLPLGTRGGVGQLPSPDGPNVVTSDTVSAYKGGDLFTGRFAEMFGTAGS
- a CDS encoding LLM class flavin-dependent oxidoreductase, coding for MTGQKIPPLAFGFGAPTGLRDLPELLRTTRQADRDALDLFSLSDHPYLGDRVDAYATLGFVLGGTERIAGFANVSNLPTRPAPMLARTVTSLSALSEGRVVLGLGVGGLWDRITAMGVDRLSPADAVAAFEEAIVLIKSLAGGGPPVTHDGRFYRVAGIEPSPVAAPPVWTGSVGPKSLAATGRVADGWIPGHAADWLSDRYRESRPVIDAAAAAVGRDPGEIRTVFNFPGRITERPLTATRDDQGRWIGGSVDQWVEELTGAVLEHGASGFVLFANDYGHVDLTTLGRWATEVAPAVREAVAKERG
- a CDS encoding MarR family winged helix-turn-helix transcriptional regulator, which codes for MAMATALVRTAFLVNAAYAESARQHELTPQQGQLLCALMARPYGMGELGAVLRLAKSSLTGLVDRSERNGLVRREQDADDLRAVRVALTPQGTALAEEFYGGTCRRIERLPSTLGAAERATLVALLGRVVRDNEAPARFTEPNEGCSS
- a CDS encoding tetratricopeptide repeat protein; this encodes MAETRLIQSRYRLLEQIGRGGMGEVWRATDEALGRSVAVKCLKPLGPQHARGDDNFVKVLRERFRREARVAASLQHRGVTVVHDFGESDGVLYLVMELLEGQNLSQLLEQNKQAPLPVADVVDIAEQVADALAYTHRQGIVHRDLKPANIMRLTDGAVKICDFGIARLGADIGFTSRLTGTGIAMGTPHYMSPEQISGSEVDHRSDLYSLGCVLYEIATGVPPFDLDDAWAVLVGHRDTPPVPLREHRAELPAFLERMVLDLLAKTPEGRPGDASELCGRIAAARSGPVLVDPHAHQGAHPHPHAHQGTHPYPNQAPHPIAHVHSATPSRVRPQPAPGHAPHEPRLPDWTRGMTTGHKAAGGTLAAPRPTPYDPTAGLTGEWTSPGMPPPVQLPGAARVERPTPPPELLSVLASRHNAGLSLGRLGRWDEAGEVHRAVAEDRERALGADHPDTLTSRYEVGFTLSRTGRADDALREFARVADGRERTLGPDHADTLAARQETAYVLGRLGRYAEAHQVYAAVLASRERTMGPDHPDTLRCRHNLAFNLGRLGRLDESYRTAQEVADARARLLGATHPDTLVTRYEVAFTLGQLGRWADALHTYREVAAARGAVFGADHADTLAARYEVGICLGRLGRSGEALELYRDLVAARTRVNGPAHPETLRARHGLGVNLGRLARWEEALEESRDVCVLRERVLGADHPDTLVSRREVAVGLGWLGRWADALSAYRQVAEARDRVLGQAHPDALASRNDEAHCLEQLGRHAEAVDLYRRVADLRRRQGSPTG
- a CDS encoding oxygenase MpaB family protein → MNPEATAPRAADPGLFGPDSVTWQLHGDPVMWIAGVRALYLQALHPRAVRGVMINSDFRKDAWGRLLRTANFVGTISYGTADAAEAAGARVRKIHRLLGVDDPELLLWVHCAEIDSYLNVARRSGIPLTDAQADRYVDEHRTSARLVGLDPDRTPADTDELDAYFVAVRPELAAGEDARVVDDFLRRPPIPPLLVPARAVIWRHVAALAYDTLPPYAHELYGRPAPPPETVTHRLVATANALRSIPARLRWRLPPGHILNAMARLGPATRPAPFKLHRQAAILDGPGRAQQLSDGGDSTRWRRPG